A genomic stretch from Arachis stenosperma cultivar V10309 chromosome 3, arast.V10309.gnm1.PFL2, whole genome shotgun sequence includes:
- the LOC130970419 gene encoding protein C2-DOMAIN ABA-RELATED 4-like, whose product MMNDLMGLLRIHIKRGVNLAVRDVNTSDPYCVVRMGKQKLKTRVIKKDVNPEWDEELTLSVQDPSVPFTLTVYDHDTFTKDDPMGDAECDIHPFIEALKMNTEGLPSGTIITRIQPGRQNCLAEESRITLVDGKIVQDIVLRLRHVECGEVELQLQWINIPGSVM is encoded by the coding sequence ATGATGAATGACCTGATGGGGCTTCTTAGGATTCACATCAAGCGTGGTGTGAATCTGGCGGTTCGTGATGTGAATACCAGTGACCCATACTGCGTGGTTAGGATGGGGAAGCAGAAACTCAAGACACGTGTCATAAAAAAGGATGTTAACCCCGAGTGGGATGAAGAGCTTACCCTTTCCGTACAAGATCCCAGCGTTCCGTTCACGCTGACTGTGTATGACCACGACACGTTCACGAAAGACGACCCCATGGGGGATGCAGAGTGTGACATACACCCCTTCATAGAAGCATTGAAGATGAACACTGAAGGCCTCCCATCGGGCACCATAATCACCCGAATACAGCCTGGCAGGCAAAACTGCCTTGCTGAGGAGAGCCGTATTACTCTCGTCGACGGCAAAATTGTCCAAGACATTGTCCTTAGATTGCGACACGTCGAATGTGGTGAGGTTGAACTCCAGTTGCAATGGATAAATATTCCTGGATCTGTCATGTGA